The sequence TGTTTTCAAGGACTTTTTGTAGATCTTTAAAGAACAAGCCTCCTCTTATGTCAACAACGATGGCAACTTTATTGATATTACCTTCTGATTGATTACATAGATCCGCAAACTTTGGTATAAGCGCGGGAGGCAGGTTGTCAATACAGAAATATCCCATATCTTCAAAACTCCTAAGTGCCAAGGTTTTACCTGCCCCAGACATTCCTGTAAGTATTACAAACTCCATATGTCTTTCCTCCCTTAAATACTGTTTATTATGACCTCTTTAGGTATATTGAGCTCATTAGCTAGTTTTATTCCTTCATCCATTACTCCCACATCCTTTGGGTGATGTGCGTCTGAGTTTATATAGAATTTTACCCCCTCATCTAGGGCTGTATCAACAAAATCTTTTAATTTATGTCCTTGCCTACAGTTAATTTCCAGTGCTGTATTTCTTTTTGCACACACCTTTGCTAGTTCATGGGTGTCGATATCAATCTTATGTCCAGGGTGTGTAATTATGCTTATATCATGTTTATTTATTGCGTTTATCATGGCTGTGGTATTAAGTTTTCTTGCTATTTTTTTTCTTGAACTACTGAATTTTGCCATACAGTTATTATACAAAATTGGAAGGTAGCCCCTAGAAGGGATTATGTTTGGGTGGAATCCAACAAGTAACATGTCTAGTCTTGGAACTATTGTCCTTGGAACATCAATGTTCCCTTCTAAGTCTAGGATGTTAGCCTCCATGTTGAAAAGTATCTTAATCTCCTTATATTTATCTTTTAAGTCTTCTATTTGATCTGCTATAACATGTAGCTTTTTTTCAGATACTCCAACAAAAAGGGTCTTAGGACCATGTTCTGCTATCCCTATTTCTTTCATCCCCCGTTGGATTGCGCTAATAACATTTTCTTCTACAGTGCCTTTGGCATGACTGAAGTTTGTATGTGTATGATAATCACCTATGATTTTCACTAGGAATTCCTCCTAAAATAAGGGTTTTTATCATTATGCCCGTAATTATGTAAAATAAAAAGCGGTTACCCGCTTTTTTATTTTATAAGGGCTGCTGCTCCTATTATTCCTGCATCATTTCCTAGTTGAGCAGCTACTATTTCAACGTCGTTGTAAAGGTCTTTCAAAGCTCTTTCTTCTACTACCTTTTTAAGAGGTACAAAAAGCGTTTCTCCAGCTGCTGCTACGCCACCGCCTATAACTATTAG comes from Alkalicella caledoniensis and encodes:
- a CDS encoding PHP domain-containing protein, translating into MKIIGDYHTHTNFSHAKGTVEENVISAIQRGMKEIGIAEHGPKTLFVGVSEKKLHVIADQIEDLKDKYKEIKILFNMEANILDLEGNIDVPRTIVPRLDMLLVGFHPNIIPSRGYLPILYNNCMAKFSSSRKKIARKLNTTAMINAINKHDISIITHPGHKIDIDTHELAKVCAKRNTALEINCRQGHKLKDFVDTALDEGVKFYINSDAHHPKDVGVMDEGIKLANELNIPKEVIINSI